A DNA window from Camelina sativa cultivar DH55 chromosome 17, Cs, whole genome shotgun sequence contains the following coding sequences:
- the LOC104756242 gene encoding probable myosin-binding protein 5: protein MSNRSFKSFVEKELGTYPHFLIYALLEWILIIILFIDGFLAFFSNQMAKFFDLKIPCLLCTRLDHVLVRTNPDFYYNDSICDAHKKNVSSLAYCHVHKKLSEIKRMCEGCLLSFATEKESDVDTYKSLIGILHKDLELLIDDERELQLAFPVTGSKRDDNFYQIDYRTNNGNDRFQQHQRCSCCGELLKVKSEKPKNGNQSFFGAPSPSPRVSFNQRTLDVSNIKYTELTEDEDALNTKGALVDSVDDRTPSFVKGGNKFFGIPLSDSVQNSPRWSVRSMKKSLTDQNGSENEVLDGDSILHHLNRQVRLDRKSLMDLYMELDEERSASAVAANNAMAMITRLQAEKAAVQMEALQYQRMMDEQAEYDQEALQSMNGLLVKREEEMKELEAEIEAYRLRYGLLGEEDEERGEAAEEFLDEEKDETKPVSDLPVCSSNHEDDLEQMKDSVEESKPTNGVILEEENANGSRKDMLVKEISEITERLNAIESKGELLQQISDVLDVSEGEAILLQISQNLHMLRSFIEMPSES, encoded by the exons ATGTCTAACCGTTCCTTCAAGAGTTTCGTAGAAAAAGAACTTGGAACCTACCCACATTTTCTAATCTACGCTCTTCTTGAATGGATCCTCATCATTATCCTCTTCATCGATGGCTTCCTAgctttcttctccaaccaaatGGCTAAGTTCTTCGATCTCAAAATCCCATGTCTTCTCTGCACTAGGCTCGACCATGTTCTTGTCAGAACAAACCCTGATTTCTATTACAACGACTCGATATGCGATGCTCACAAGAAGAATGTCTCGTCTCTCGCTTACTGTCATGTTCACAAGAAACTCTCTGAGATCAAACGAATGTGTGAAGGttgtcttctctctttcgcCACCGAGAAAGAATCAGACGTTGATACTTACAAGTCTCTTATTGGAATCTTGCATAAGGATCTTGAGCTTCTTATAGATGATGAACGTGAGCTTCAACTGGCGTTTCCAGTTACGGGTTCTAAGAGAGATGATAACTTTTATCAGATTGATTACAGAACTAACAATGGCAACGACAGGTTTCAGCAACACCAACGTTGTTCTTGTTGTGGGGAGCTACTGAAGGTGAAATCTGAGAAACCAAAGAATGGTAACCAATCTTTCTTTGGTGCTCCTAGTCCTTCTCCTAGAGTTTCATTCAATCAAAGAACCTTGGATGTGTCTAACATCAAATACACGGAATTGACCGAGGACGAAGATGCTCTTAACACAAAAGGCGCATTGGTGGATTCAGTCGATGATAGAACTCCAAGTTTTGTTAAAGGTGGCAATAAATTCTTTGGAATTCCACTTTCTGATTCGGTGCAGAACAGTCCACGATGGTCTGTTCGATCAATGAAGAAATCACTGACTGATCAGAATGGTTCGGAGAACGAAGTGTTGGATGGAGATTCGATACTTCATCATCTAAATAGACAGGTTAGATTGGATCGCAAGTCATTGATGGATTTGTATATGGAGTTAGACGAAGAGAGGAGTGCTTCAGCTGTTGCAGCAAACAACGCAATGGCTATGATCACGAGACTGCAAGCTGAGAAAGCTGCTGTTCAAATGGAGGCATTGCAGTATCAGAGAATGATGGATGAGCAAGCGGAATATGATCAAGAAGCTTTGCAGTCTATGAATGGTTTGTTGGttaagagagaagaggaaatgAAAGAGCTTGAAGCTGAAATCGAAGCTTATAGATTGAGATATGGATTGTTGggagaggaagacgaagaaagaggagaagcaGCAGAAGAGTTTCttgatgaagagaaagatgaaactAAACCGGTCTCAGATTTGCCTGTTTGTTCTTCAAATCATGAAGATGATTTGGAACAAATGAAAGATTCAGTTGAGGAGTCTAAACCTACCAATGGTGTGATCTTAGAGGAAGAAAATG CAAATGGAAGCAGAAAAGATATGTTAGTGAAGGAGATATCAGAGATTACAGAGAGACTAAATGCAATTGAATCAAAAGGTGAACTGTTGCAGCAAATTTCAGATGTTTTAGATGTTAGTGAAGGAGAAGCAATTCTATTACAGATATCTCAGAATCTGCATATGCTTCGTAGTTTCATCGAAATGCCATCAGAATCATGA